The Equus caballus isolate H_3958 breed thoroughbred chromosome 12, TB-T2T, whole genome shotgun sequence genome contains a region encoding:
- the SYVN1 gene encoding E3 ubiquitin-protein ligase synoviolin isoform X1: MFRTAVMMAASLALTGAVVAHAYYLKHQFYPTVVYLTKSSPSMAVLYIQAFVLVFLLGKVMGKVFFGQLRAAEMEHLLERSWYAVTETCLAFTVFRDDFSPRFVALFTLLLFLKCFHWLAEDRVDFMERSPNISWLFHCRIVSLMFLLGILDFLFVSHAYHSILTRGASVQLVFGFEYAILMTMVLTIFIKYVLHSVDLQSENPWDNKAVYMLYTELFTGFIKVLLYMAFMTIMIKVHTFPLFAIRPMYLAMRQFKKAVTDAIMSRRAIRNMNTLYPDATPEELQAMDNVCIICREEMVTGAKRLPCNHIFHTSCLRSWFQRQQTCPTCRMDVLRASLPTQSPPPPEPADQGPPPAPHPPPLLPQPPNFPQGLLPPFPPGMFPLWPPMGPFPPVPPPPSSGEAVAPPSTSAALSRPSGAATTTAASAPAPGSAPTPEAGPAPGFPFPPPWMGMPLPPPFAFPPMPVPPAGFAGLTPEELRALEGHERQHLEARLQSLRNIHTLLDAAMLQINQYLTVLASLGPPRPATSVNPTEETAPSVVTAASSTSIPSSEATTPSPGASSPASEPEKPPGTPESLGSEELPEDGEPDAAELRRRRLQKLESPVAH; this comes from the exons ATGTTCCGCACCGCCGTGATGATGGCGGCCAGCCTGGCGCTGACCGGGGCTGTGGTGGCTCATGCCTACTACCTCAAGCACCAGTTCTACCCCACGGTGGTGTACTTGACCAAGTCCAGCCCCAGCATGGCG GTCCTGTACATCCAGGCCTTCGTCCTCGTCTTCCTCTTGGGCAAGGTGATGGGCAAGGTGTTCTTTGGACAGCTGAGGGCTGCAGAGATGGAG CACCTTCTGGAACgttcctggtatgctgtcacCGAGACTTGTCTGGCCTTCACCGTCTTTCGGGATGACTTCAGCCCCCGCTTTGTTGCGCTCttcactctccttctcttcctcaagTGTTTTCACTGGCTGGCTGAGGACCGTGTGGACTTT atgGAACGCAGCCCCAATATCTCCTGGCTCTTTCACTGCCGCATTGTCT CCCTTATGTTCCTCTTGGGCATCCTGGACTTCCTCTTCGTCAGCCATGCCTATCACAGCATCCTGACCCGTGGGGCTTCTGTGCAGCTGGTGTTTGGCTTTGAG TACGCCATCCTGATGACTATGGTGCTCACCATCTTCATCAAGTACGTGCTGCACTCAGTGGACCTCCAGAGCGAGAACCCCTGGGACAATAAGGCCGTGTACATGCTCTACACAGAGCTCTTTACAG GCTTCATCAAAGTTTTGCTGTACATGGCTTTCATGACCATCATGATCAAGGTGCACACCTTCCCTCTCTTTGCCATCCGGCCTATGTACCTGGCTATGAG GCAGTTCAAGAAAGCTGTGACAGACGCCATCATGTCTCGTCGGGCCATCCGCAACATGAACACACT GTATCCAGATGCCACCCCAGAGGAACTCCAGGCAATGGACAATGTCTGCATCATCTGCCGAGAAGAGATGGTGACTGGTGCCAAGAGACTGCCCTGCAACCACATTTTCCACACCAG CTGCCTGCGCTCCTGGTTCCAGCGGCAGCAGACCTGCCCTACGTGCCGCATGGACGTCCTTCGGGCATCACTGCCGACGCAGTCACCACCGCCCCCTGAACCTGCGGATCAGGGGCCACcacctgccccccaccctccaccactcctgccccagccccctaATT TCCCCcagggcctcctgcctccctttcctccagGCATGTTCCCGCTGTGGCCCCCCATGGGCCCCTTTCCACCCgtcccacctcctcccagctcAGGAGAGGCTGTGGCCCCTCCATCCACCAGTGCAG CACTTTCTCGGCCCAGTGGAGCAGCCACAACCACAGCTGCCTCTGCGCCGGCACCTggctctgcccccacccctgagGCCGGCCCTGCCCCCGGCttccccttcccccctccctggATGGGCATGCCTCTGCCTCCACCCTTTG CCTTCCCCCCGATGCCCGTGCCCCCTGCGGGCTTTGCCGGGCTGACCCCGGAGGAGCTGCGGGCTCTGGAAGGCCATGAGCGCCAGCACCTGGAGGCTCGGCTGCAGAGCCTGCGCAACATCCACACGCTGCTGGATGCCGCCATGCTGCAGATCAACCAGTACCTCACCGTGCTCGCGTCCTTGGG GCCCCCTCGGCCTGCCACCTCCGTCAACCCCACTGAGGAGACTGCCCCTTCTGTTGTCACTGCTGCCTCCTCCACCAGCATCCCCAGCTCTGAGGCCACCACCCCGTCCCCAGGAGCCTCCTCACCAGCCTCTGAACCCGAAAAGCCTCCAGGTA CACCTGAGTCACTGGGCTCCGAGGAGCTGCCTGAGGATGGGGAACCTGATGCAGCAGAGCTCCGCCGCCGTCGCCTGCAAAAGTTGGAGTCCCCCGTTGCCCACTGA
- the SYVN1 gene encoding E3 ubiquitin-protein ligase synoviolin isoform X3 has protein sequence MFRTAVMMAASLALTGAVVAHAYYLKHQFYPTVVYLTKSSPSMAVLYIQAFVLVFLLGKVMGKVFFGQLRAAEMEHLLERSWYAVTETCLAFTVFRDDFSPRFVALFTLLLFLKCFHWLAEDRVDFMERSPNISWLFHCRIVSLMFLLGILDFLFVSHAYHSILTRGASVQLVFGFEYAILMTMVLTIFIKYVLHSVDLQSENPWDNKAVYMLYTELFTGFIKVLLYMAFMTIMIKVHTFPLFAIRPMYLAMRQFKKAVTDAIMSRRAIRNMNTLYPDATPEELQAMDNVCIICREEMVTGAKRLPCNHIFHTSCLRSWFQRQQTCPTCRMDVLRASLPTQSPPPPEPADQGPPPAPHPPPLLPQPPNFPQGLLPPFPPGMFPLWPPMGPFPPVPPPPSSGEAVAPPSTSAAALSRPSGAATTTAASAPAPGSAPTPEAGPAPGFPFPPPWMGMPLPPPFAFPPMPVPPAGFAGLTPEELRALEGHERQHLEARLQSLRNIHTLLDAAMLQINQYLTVLASLGPPRPATSVNPTEETAPSVVTAASSTSIPSSEATTPSPGASSPASEPEKPPAPESLGSEELPEDGEPDAAELRRRRLQKLESPVAH, from the exons ATGTTCCGCACCGCCGTGATGATGGCGGCCAGCCTGGCGCTGACCGGGGCTGTGGTGGCTCATGCCTACTACCTCAAGCACCAGTTCTACCCCACGGTGGTGTACTTGACCAAGTCCAGCCCCAGCATGGCG GTCCTGTACATCCAGGCCTTCGTCCTCGTCTTCCTCTTGGGCAAGGTGATGGGCAAGGTGTTCTTTGGACAGCTGAGGGCTGCAGAGATGGAG CACCTTCTGGAACgttcctggtatgctgtcacCGAGACTTGTCTGGCCTTCACCGTCTTTCGGGATGACTTCAGCCCCCGCTTTGTTGCGCTCttcactctccttctcttcctcaagTGTTTTCACTGGCTGGCTGAGGACCGTGTGGACTTT atgGAACGCAGCCCCAATATCTCCTGGCTCTTTCACTGCCGCATTGTCT CCCTTATGTTCCTCTTGGGCATCCTGGACTTCCTCTTCGTCAGCCATGCCTATCACAGCATCCTGACCCGTGGGGCTTCTGTGCAGCTGGTGTTTGGCTTTGAG TACGCCATCCTGATGACTATGGTGCTCACCATCTTCATCAAGTACGTGCTGCACTCAGTGGACCTCCAGAGCGAGAACCCCTGGGACAATAAGGCCGTGTACATGCTCTACACAGAGCTCTTTACAG GCTTCATCAAAGTTTTGCTGTACATGGCTTTCATGACCATCATGATCAAGGTGCACACCTTCCCTCTCTTTGCCATCCGGCCTATGTACCTGGCTATGAG GCAGTTCAAGAAAGCTGTGACAGACGCCATCATGTCTCGTCGGGCCATCCGCAACATGAACACACT GTATCCAGATGCCACCCCAGAGGAACTCCAGGCAATGGACAATGTCTGCATCATCTGCCGAGAAGAGATGGTGACTGGTGCCAAGAGACTGCCCTGCAACCACATTTTCCACACCAG CTGCCTGCGCTCCTGGTTCCAGCGGCAGCAGACCTGCCCTACGTGCCGCATGGACGTCCTTCGGGCATCACTGCCGACGCAGTCACCACCGCCCCCTGAACCTGCGGATCAGGGGCCACcacctgccccccaccctccaccactcctgccccagccccctaATT TCCCCcagggcctcctgcctccctttcctccagGCATGTTCCCGCTGTGGCCCCCCATGGGCCCCTTTCCACCCgtcccacctcctcccagctcAGGAGAGGCTGTGGCCCCTCCATCCACCAGTGCAG CAGCACTTTCTCGGCCCAGTGGAGCAGCCACAACCACAGCTGCCTCTGCGCCGGCACCTggctctgcccccacccctgagGCCGGCCCTGCCCCCGGCttccccttcccccctccctggATGGGCATGCCTCTGCCTCCACCCTTTG CCTTCCCCCCGATGCCCGTGCCCCCTGCGGGCTTTGCCGGGCTGACCCCGGAGGAGCTGCGGGCTCTGGAAGGCCATGAGCGCCAGCACCTGGAGGCTCGGCTGCAGAGCCTGCGCAACATCCACACGCTGCTGGATGCCGCCATGCTGCAGATCAACCAGTACCTCACCGTGCTCGCGTCCTTGGG GCCCCCTCGGCCTGCCACCTCCGTCAACCCCACTGAGGAGACTGCCCCTTCTGTTGTCACTGCTGCCTCCTCCACCAGCATCCCCAGCTCTGAGGCCACCACCCCGTCCCCAGGAGCCTCCTCACCAGCCTCTGAACCCGAAAAGCCTCCAG CACCTGAGTCACTGGGCTCCGAGGAGCTGCCTGAGGATGGGGAACCTGATGCAGCAGAGCTCCGCCGCCGTCGCCTGCAAAAGTTGGAGTCCCCCGTTGCCCACTGA
- the SYVN1 gene encoding E3 ubiquitin-protein ligase synoviolin isoform X4, whose product MFRTAVMMAASLALTGAVVAHAYYLKHQFYPTVVYLTKSSPSMAVLYIQAFVLVFLLGKVMGKVFFGQLRAAEMEHLLERSWYAVTETCLAFTVFRDDFSPRFVALFTLLLFLKCFHWLAEDRVDFMERSPNISWLFHCRIVSLMFLLGILDFLFVSHAYHSILTRGASVQLVFGFEYAILMTMVLTIFIKYVLHSVDLQSENPWDNKAVYMLYTELFTGFIKVLLYMAFMTIMIKVHTFPLFAIRPMYLAMRQFKKAVTDAIMSRRAIRNMNTLYPDATPEELQAMDNVCIICREEMVTGAKRLPCNHIFHTSCLRSWFQRQQTCPTCRMDVLRASLPTQSPPPPEPADQGPPPAPHPPPLLPQPPNFPQGLLPPFPPGMFPLWPPMGPFPPVPPPPSSGEAVAPPSTSAALSRPSGAATTTAASAPAPGSAPTPEAGPAPGFPFPPPWMGMPLPPPFAFPPMPVPPAGFAGLTPEELRALEGHERQHLEARLQSLRNIHTLLDAAMLQINQYLTVLASLGPPRPATSVNPTEETAPSVVTAASSTSIPSSEATTPSPGASSPASEPEKPPAPESLGSEELPEDGEPDAAELRRRRLQKLESPVAH is encoded by the exons ATGTTCCGCACCGCCGTGATGATGGCGGCCAGCCTGGCGCTGACCGGGGCTGTGGTGGCTCATGCCTACTACCTCAAGCACCAGTTCTACCCCACGGTGGTGTACTTGACCAAGTCCAGCCCCAGCATGGCG GTCCTGTACATCCAGGCCTTCGTCCTCGTCTTCCTCTTGGGCAAGGTGATGGGCAAGGTGTTCTTTGGACAGCTGAGGGCTGCAGAGATGGAG CACCTTCTGGAACgttcctggtatgctgtcacCGAGACTTGTCTGGCCTTCACCGTCTTTCGGGATGACTTCAGCCCCCGCTTTGTTGCGCTCttcactctccttctcttcctcaagTGTTTTCACTGGCTGGCTGAGGACCGTGTGGACTTT atgGAACGCAGCCCCAATATCTCCTGGCTCTTTCACTGCCGCATTGTCT CCCTTATGTTCCTCTTGGGCATCCTGGACTTCCTCTTCGTCAGCCATGCCTATCACAGCATCCTGACCCGTGGGGCTTCTGTGCAGCTGGTGTTTGGCTTTGAG TACGCCATCCTGATGACTATGGTGCTCACCATCTTCATCAAGTACGTGCTGCACTCAGTGGACCTCCAGAGCGAGAACCCCTGGGACAATAAGGCCGTGTACATGCTCTACACAGAGCTCTTTACAG GCTTCATCAAAGTTTTGCTGTACATGGCTTTCATGACCATCATGATCAAGGTGCACACCTTCCCTCTCTTTGCCATCCGGCCTATGTACCTGGCTATGAG GCAGTTCAAGAAAGCTGTGACAGACGCCATCATGTCTCGTCGGGCCATCCGCAACATGAACACACT GTATCCAGATGCCACCCCAGAGGAACTCCAGGCAATGGACAATGTCTGCATCATCTGCCGAGAAGAGATGGTGACTGGTGCCAAGAGACTGCCCTGCAACCACATTTTCCACACCAG CTGCCTGCGCTCCTGGTTCCAGCGGCAGCAGACCTGCCCTACGTGCCGCATGGACGTCCTTCGGGCATCACTGCCGACGCAGTCACCACCGCCCCCTGAACCTGCGGATCAGGGGCCACcacctgccccccaccctccaccactcctgccccagccccctaATT TCCCCcagggcctcctgcctccctttcctccagGCATGTTCCCGCTGTGGCCCCCCATGGGCCCCTTTCCACCCgtcccacctcctcccagctcAGGAGAGGCTGTGGCCCCTCCATCCACCAGTGCAG CACTTTCTCGGCCCAGTGGAGCAGCCACAACCACAGCTGCCTCTGCGCCGGCACCTggctctgcccccacccctgagGCCGGCCCTGCCCCCGGCttccccttcccccctccctggATGGGCATGCCTCTGCCTCCACCCTTTG CCTTCCCCCCGATGCCCGTGCCCCCTGCGGGCTTTGCCGGGCTGACCCCGGAGGAGCTGCGGGCTCTGGAAGGCCATGAGCGCCAGCACCTGGAGGCTCGGCTGCAGAGCCTGCGCAACATCCACACGCTGCTGGATGCCGCCATGCTGCAGATCAACCAGTACCTCACCGTGCTCGCGTCCTTGGG GCCCCCTCGGCCTGCCACCTCCGTCAACCCCACTGAGGAGACTGCCCCTTCTGTTGTCACTGCTGCCTCCTCCACCAGCATCCCCAGCTCTGAGGCCACCACCCCGTCCCCAGGAGCCTCCTCACCAGCCTCTGAACCCGAAAAGCCTCCAG CACCTGAGTCACTGGGCTCCGAGGAGCTGCCTGAGGATGGGGAACCTGATGCAGCAGAGCTCCGCCGCCGTCGCCTGCAAAAGTTGGAGTCCCCCGTTGCCCACTGA
- the SYVN1 gene encoding E3 ubiquitin-protein ligase synoviolin isoform X2, giving the protein MFRTAVMMAASLALTGAVVAHAYYLKHQFYPTVVYLTKSSPSMAVLYIQAFVLVFLLGKVMGKVFFGQLRAAEMEHLLERSWYAVTETCLAFTVFRDDFSPRFVALFTLLLFLKCFHWLAEDRVDFMERSPNISWLFHCRIVSLMFLLGILDFLFVSHAYHSILTRGASVQLVFGFEYAILMTMVLTIFIKYVLHSVDLQSENPWDNKAVYMLYTELFTGFIKVLLYMAFMTIMIKVHTFPLFAIRPMYLAMRQFKKAVTDAIMSRRAIRNMNTLYPDATPEELQAMDNVCIICREEMVTGAKRLPCNHIFHTSCLRSWFQRQQTCPTCRMDVLRASLPTQSPPPPEPADQGPPPAPHPPPLLPQPPNFPQGLLPPFPPGMFPLWPPMGPFPPVPPPPSSGEAVAPPSTSAAALSRPSGAATTTAASAPAPGSAPTPEAGPAPGFPFPPPWMGMPLPPPFAFPPMPVPPAGFAGLTPEELRALEGHERQHLEARLQSLRNIHTLLDAAMLQINQYLTVLASLGPPRPATSVNPTEETAPSVVTAASSTSIPSSEATTPSPGASSPASEPEKPPGTPESLGSEELPEDGEPDAAELRRRRLQKLESPVAH; this is encoded by the exons ATGTTCCGCACCGCCGTGATGATGGCGGCCAGCCTGGCGCTGACCGGGGCTGTGGTGGCTCATGCCTACTACCTCAAGCACCAGTTCTACCCCACGGTGGTGTACTTGACCAAGTCCAGCCCCAGCATGGCG GTCCTGTACATCCAGGCCTTCGTCCTCGTCTTCCTCTTGGGCAAGGTGATGGGCAAGGTGTTCTTTGGACAGCTGAGGGCTGCAGAGATGGAG CACCTTCTGGAACgttcctggtatgctgtcacCGAGACTTGTCTGGCCTTCACCGTCTTTCGGGATGACTTCAGCCCCCGCTTTGTTGCGCTCttcactctccttctcttcctcaagTGTTTTCACTGGCTGGCTGAGGACCGTGTGGACTTT atgGAACGCAGCCCCAATATCTCCTGGCTCTTTCACTGCCGCATTGTCT CCCTTATGTTCCTCTTGGGCATCCTGGACTTCCTCTTCGTCAGCCATGCCTATCACAGCATCCTGACCCGTGGGGCTTCTGTGCAGCTGGTGTTTGGCTTTGAG TACGCCATCCTGATGACTATGGTGCTCACCATCTTCATCAAGTACGTGCTGCACTCAGTGGACCTCCAGAGCGAGAACCCCTGGGACAATAAGGCCGTGTACATGCTCTACACAGAGCTCTTTACAG GCTTCATCAAAGTTTTGCTGTACATGGCTTTCATGACCATCATGATCAAGGTGCACACCTTCCCTCTCTTTGCCATCCGGCCTATGTACCTGGCTATGAG GCAGTTCAAGAAAGCTGTGACAGACGCCATCATGTCTCGTCGGGCCATCCGCAACATGAACACACT GTATCCAGATGCCACCCCAGAGGAACTCCAGGCAATGGACAATGTCTGCATCATCTGCCGAGAAGAGATGGTGACTGGTGCCAAGAGACTGCCCTGCAACCACATTTTCCACACCAG CTGCCTGCGCTCCTGGTTCCAGCGGCAGCAGACCTGCCCTACGTGCCGCATGGACGTCCTTCGGGCATCACTGCCGACGCAGTCACCACCGCCCCCTGAACCTGCGGATCAGGGGCCACcacctgccccccaccctccaccactcctgccccagccccctaATT TCCCCcagggcctcctgcctccctttcctccagGCATGTTCCCGCTGTGGCCCCCCATGGGCCCCTTTCCACCCgtcccacctcctcccagctcAGGAGAGGCTGTGGCCCCTCCATCCACCAGTGCAG CAGCACTTTCTCGGCCCAGTGGAGCAGCCACAACCACAGCTGCCTCTGCGCCGGCACCTggctctgcccccacccctgagGCCGGCCCTGCCCCCGGCttccccttcccccctccctggATGGGCATGCCTCTGCCTCCACCCTTTG CCTTCCCCCCGATGCCCGTGCCCCCTGCGGGCTTTGCCGGGCTGACCCCGGAGGAGCTGCGGGCTCTGGAAGGCCATGAGCGCCAGCACCTGGAGGCTCGGCTGCAGAGCCTGCGCAACATCCACACGCTGCTGGATGCCGCCATGCTGCAGATCAACCAGTACCTCACCGTGCTCGCGTCCTTGGG GCCCCCTCGGCCTGCCACCTCCGTCAACCCCACTGAGGAGACTGCCCCTTCTGTTGTCACTGCTGCCTCCTCCACCAGCATCCCCAGCTCTGAGGCCACCACCCCGTCCCCAGGAGCCTCCTCACCAGCCTCTGAACCCGAAAAGCCTCCAGGTA CACCTGAGTCACTGGGCTCCGAGGAGCTGCCTGAGGATGGGGAACCTGATGCAGCAGAGCTCCGCCGCCGTCGCCTGCAAAAGTTGGAGTCCCCCGTTGCCCACTGA
- the MRPL49 gene encoding large ribosomal subunit protein mL49 isoform X2, with the protein MERRPRSLDLPPPGPRAMAEDTAWELGGLGPDLALLFTVSVILNPPPSLPYFVRRSRMHNIPVYTDITHGNRQMTVIRKVEGDIWALQKDVEDFLRPLLGKTPVTQVNEVTGTLRIKGYFDRQLKAWLLEKGF; encoded by the exons ATGGAGAGAAGACCCAGGAGCTTGGACCTTCCCCCGCCCGGGCCACGCGCCATGGCTGAGGACACAGCTTGGGAGCTGGGCGGTCTGGGTCCGGATTTGGCACTGCTCTTCACTGTCAGTGTGATCTTGA ACCCCCCGCCCAGCCTGCCCTACTTTGTGCGGCGTTCTCGGATGCACAACATCCCTGTCTACACGGACATCACGCATGGCAACCGTCAGATGACCGTGATCCGGAAGGTGGAGGGGGACATTTGG gccctgcaGAAGGACGTGGAAGATTTTCTGAGGCCACTGCTGGGGAAGACCCCTGTCACCCAGGTCAACGAGGTGACAGGTACTCTGCGGATCAAGGGCTACTTTGACCGGCAGCTCAAAGCCTGGCTCCTGGAGAAGGGCTTCTGA